The genomic window AGCCGCCGCAATCAGCAAGGTTCCAACAAATTGCACCGTGCAGGTAAACGCTGTCATGGTAAACGCCACCCCCATCAACAGCACACTGATCCACCCCTTGAGATGACGAGAGAGAGAATCCACTGACTGAAGCCAGGCACCTGGCAACTGAAGCTCAAAGAAGCCCATAAAACTCAGACCGAACACAATAAACAGCAACGCGATTGCCAGATTAACCCATGGATTTGAGGCAATCTGCAAGGTTCCCGCTGCGCCCAAAACAGAGGTAAGTATCAATCCTGTGGCCGTATACGTCACCATAATTCCCGCACCAAAAGTCAACGCCAGACGCAACAATTCGCGATGCGATTTTTGAGATTGTCTGGAAAAAAACGACATGGTGATCGGTATCATCGGAAACACACATGGTGTGAACCAGGCCAGCATCCCCATGACGCCGGCAAGAATTATGAATCTGAATATTCCCTGTGACGTTGCTTGTTCAATCGATCCAGCATCAGGCAACCATTGACCTTCTGTGGGAAGAGAGTCGATAGTCCTGTCCATGAACGCAAAAGGAGAACGAATTTCTCCGGTTGAAACTTTGAGCGGAATTTCCAATGTTTCTTTTTTGGGAGGAAGACAAATTTTATCACTGCATGTCTGATAGAAAATTGTGGCGGACAAGATCATGTTCTCAGGCGACATGCTGGAAGGAACCTGAAAATTCTGATAAAACCTGACCTTGTGTTCATGAAACGCCAGAACCAATCCAATTGCGGGATCTTCCTGCACAATGGGGTTGGTTTCATAAACCGGTCCTTTGGTGATCAGGGAGTTTGCCTTCCATTCAATCTTTGTAGGCGGTGGGGCCAATTCTTCTTCAGAGGGGACCAGGGAGTAGATATGCCATCCTGTGGCCACAGTCACTTCAATCACACCCCGTAATTCTTCCCCCGGATGTGATTCTTCAGGGACCATATAACCACTGAAAGTCACGAGTGTCGCAGGTATAGATTCATCAAATTGTGCCCATATCCGTTGCTCAGCACATGGTAACAACATCAATAATATTTGCCCAATTATCAACCATCGCATATTTACCCAAATTTATTCTTGATTTCACAATATCAAATATCTATCTTCGCCCTGAGACATCAGGTATGTGGCGATTGTATAAACACTCAACAAAATAACAAGGTGCATATTCCTGATCAAACTGAACATTATGATTGTTGAAACCAGCAAACTGGTTTACAATCTGCGTAATTGTTCATTGGTATGACTTCTAAAAAATTACAGCTCACTATTTCAGAATACACAGGGAGACCGATATGAGTGTTGGGAAAATGACCGGACCCAAAAAAGCCGCAATTCTGTTGCTGGCCATGGGAGAAGAAGGCGCTTCGGAGATCATGAAAAATCTGGAGGAATCTGAAATCCAGCAAGTTGGTTATTACATGACACGTTTCACAGACGTCTCTCCTGAAGAGCTCGATATCGTGCTTGAAGAATATTACAGAAAATCCGTCATTCAGGAAGAAGGTGTCAATATCAGCGCATCCGGCGATTTTGTGCGCAATGCCTTGACCAAGGCTCTTGGAACAGAACGTGCCAGAGATCTGGTGGATAACCTCAAAGCACATCAGGAAGAAGGCGCTCTTGATTCACTTAAGTGGATGGACCCCAAAATCATTGCCAGTTACATTGTCAACGAGCATCCCCAAACAATCGCGTTGATCATGGCTCACCTTACCGACATGGAACAGGCCTCCACCGTGTTGCGAGAACTGCCAGAAAACCTTCAGGCAGATGTCGTGTATCGTATGGCGGTTCTGGAAAGTATTCCTCCTGGTGTTATCGCTGAAATGGACGAAGTGCTTTCTGAAGAAATGAAAACCGCTGGCGGTATTGGAACCAAGGTTGGAGGTGTGGAATCTGTGGCTGAAATTCTCAATACCCTGGATAAAGCCTCCGAAACCCGGATTCTGGCCACCATCGAGGAAAGTAATCCCGACCTGGCAGAACAAATTCGGGAATTGATGTTTACCTTTGATGATTTGGTACTCATCGACAGTCGACAGATGCAGATGGTACTCAAAGAAATCGATCAGTCAGAACTTATTCTGGCATTGAAAACTGCCAGCGAATCAGTCAAGGAATTGATTTTCAGCAGCATGTCTTCTCGTGCGGCTGAAATGATCAAAGAAGATCTTGAAGTGATGGGACCTGTAAAAGTTTCGGATGTTGAAGGTGCCCAACAAAAAATTATTCAGATCGTTCGAAAGATGGAAGACGAAGGAAAAATTGTGGTCAGTGGGCGAGGAGGTGGCTCCGAAGTGGTTTAAGCCTCAATATTTAACAGGCAGCGATCTGATTGCGGCCTGTTAAAACTGCCATATTTTAGTGTTTTGCTCCACAATCGTATTCAATTTTGCTTTTGCATCATCAGACCAGTCATCCGTTAAATAAATTTCCGTGAACAAGTCCATGAATGACTTAAACCAGCTTGCCCCCGGATGATTGCCAATGGGGTTCATGGCTTTTTGAAAATTTTCTTTCACTTTTTCATTCCATGCCAGCGTTCCCAGATGTGACAATTTCCAACGTTCAGCTAAATGAGTGACAATGGCATCTTCCGGGAGAGTGTTTTTGTTGATAACAAATCCCAGTTCATGGAAATGATGATCCAATTGTGGCGCCGCTTCTCTCAAGGTCACAAGCAGTTGATCATTCATATTCCAGGAAGGCCGGTCTGACTCTGTAACAACAACATAGGAATCCGCGGCCAGAGCAGAACTCACACTCAAAACATCTACACCACTTTCCGGATCCACAATCACATAATCAAAGCCATATTGGCTTCTGATATCCGTCAATATTTTCCTCAAATATGCAGTCAAGTTTGTTTGGTCATTCAATGTTTTATCAAGATTCCACCTTTGCTTTTCCTTCAATGTCGCACTTGGTAAAATAAAGAGGTTGTTTTCAATTTGATCTGAGACCATCAATGGAACAATATTTAAATCCGATCGCTTTGCTACCATCCTGGACATGGTATTTGGTATTTGTGTATCTGGATTTGTGAGGATCAAATAAGTCAATCCATGCGTCAAAATATCCATATCCACCAGCAAGGTCTTAAAGCCACATGAGGCAAGCATGTGAGCAAAAGAGGCGACCAGACTGGTTCTACCTGAACCGCCACGACTACTGACAATCGTCAATATTTCAAGATGTTGTGGAATAATGGTTGTGTCCCGATTGGTGGAAATAAAGGCTTCTTTAGGCACCTCTATTTCAGGTTCTGATTCTTCCTGCATTCTTTGCGTAGTATTTGTCAGAGTGTGAGTTTGAGAGTGGGATGTAAAAGATCCTGTTCGTCTGTCATATTCAGGAATACCATCCAGCGAATACACTATATTTTTCTGAAACACTCCTTTTTTGTATAACAGCCAAACAATTCCGCTCAAAACCAAAACAACAAAGACAAATACGATTGTTTTGACAATTGGTAAATCTGAATCATCTGATTCACTCCGGTCAGTGGCTGGATTTTCCTCCATCACTGGATTGTCTGACTCCGATATTTGAGGCTGGAGACCTTCAGTCAAACCAATCTCTGGTAGCGTAGCATCAGGAATGAGTGCTTCTGTATTTGCTTGAGTTGTATTATCTACAGCAGATCCTATTGGTGCGACATTCGTTGATTGTGGTATCTGAATTTGGGGTTGATCTTTTTTTCCAGATTCACCTTGAGAAACAGATTCTGTCTTATTTGATACTTCAGGAAGAGCAACCGGAACAACCGGTGATGATGGTGCTGTGACACTGCTGATTTTTTCATAACAGAGTCGAATCTCAACCCGCTTTTTGGAATCCATAATTGATTTAAGCGTATCCAGTCCCTCAATATCCGCAGCTTGCCCATCATTGTATCGTCTCAGCAAGTTATAGATTTGTTGAAGATCAGGCGTTGACGTTTCATCATTTCCCGCAATTTTGTTTAAGGCGATCAAATCATCTTTTGTAAATTGTTTTTCATTTCCCAAAATAGTGATGTTATCTGAGTTCACGCCCATTTGAGTCAGCATATCAAGACTTGCTTCTTTGAACACCAATGCTCGTTGAACACCAAAATTCTTATTGATCTCACTGACATTTTCCGGAAGAATTGATAAACTTTCCAGGTCCCTTGATTCAGGTGATGAATATCCGCTAACTTCAACCACTAAAATTTTTAAATTTCCCTTAATTTGATTTAAATTTTTATGACCAGTGATCTCACCCAGTTTTTTTAGAATATTAGATTCTACAGTTTCCTTGATGCGTTGTTTTTCTCTGGTAGAAGGAACCAGTCGATAAGTATAGGGAAATTCAATGATTGTCGATTCTTGACAGTCCTGACCATAGGCTTCATTAATCTGTCCGCCCGCTGACATAAAACATATCAAAAACAACAATATACTGACTGTGGATTGGAATAAGTTTTTGAGGTTCATATCATGGCTGATTGATCTGGGGTTTCTGAAAATCAAGGTTTTCCGACCGTTAATCAGGAAAAAACCTGTAGCTTACGAAAACAAGAAGCGCACGACAGGGGAATAGCAGTCGCCCCCTGCGGAGTATAGGGAGGGATTATAAATTAAAAATGTGGGCTAATCGTTGTGAAAGCAACGTGATTGTTTTTGAAATCGCAAAATTATTTTGAGGTTCAATATTTACAAATTTCACGCTGGCTTCAAGAATGGCCTCTTCATGATAAAGATGATAGTCGAAAACTGAATTTGCCAAGGCACCTCGTGTATTAAGAAATGACTTGTCGCCAACGGCATCAGCCGGCGAAGCCACTTCTCCGCCACCACCTGCAGCAGGTGCGGCTTCTTCTTTTTTTTCACCGCCAGCTTGGGCAGTTGCCGCTGCGGCTGGATCTGTCGCTTCCTCTTTTTTAGCTTCTTCCGGTTTTTCTGCGGCTTTGTCATCCTCAACATAACCCAACAACACCAGCAAACCCGGAGATTGTGGTGCCTCTGCCGGGGGCAGCGGTTCCGGGGTATCAATTAATTCATCTCTTTCAAAAACGTTTTGCTTTCCATCCATTGGATAACTTTCCTGCTTGAAGGAAATATTATCCGGATCTGTGGTTTTAAAAGCGTATTTTTCTTCTACTATCGTTTTTCCCTTCAGACGTTGTTCAATATTGATTTTGAATTTATATTTATTGATGGTGAATTCATTAACGCCTTTAACTTCTTTTGCAGAGGCAAAATCCACCAGATTGATGGTTACAAAGATCTCGGTATTTTTATCCGGTTTCGAGGCAATCACATAACCTAATCTAAGCAGGTGTTCTTCAATTTGCTCTTTTAGCAACAGATTTTGTCCAATATAGTCACTATAAGACAAATAAACTATTTTCTGCTTTTCAGTTTTATTAATTGGATTGAATTTGAACTCTCGATTAGAGCGTAAACGAATAAATTCAACATCGGGATCCTCCATTTCAATATTAAATTCCAGAAATTTATCTGAATCTTTTTCAACCCGAATTGTTTTTTCGATCATTTTGCCGTTATCAACTTTCACGCTCACTGCAACATCCGTATTCTCTGGGAAACGGGTCACAAAAAGACCTTTTTCTCCCTCTGGCAACATATCGCGCTTCATGTATGGCTTTTCCATATCATAGGCGCGTACATAAACCAGATTTTCCAGGTCCGGGTTCACTCGAACTCTCAATGTTCCAGGTCCTGAACAAGCAGTCAATATCGATGCCAATGCAATGGCTGAAATCCCCAGTTTACGTGTCATGGTGTGTTTCACTCCCATCCAAGATTAATGTTTTCAATCGTTTTTCTAACTTTTTTTGAATATCGACCATTGGGAAAATCGTTTAGATATTCCTCATACGCTTTGACCGTGTGCGCCTTTTTGGATCGCTGATAAATCAATTCCTCCCGAATTCCTCTAATCTCATCGGTCTTGGTTCCTTCAGGGAACTCCTGAATATAAAGAGTATATGCGGGAATTGAATTTTTCTTTTTAGCATAAGCTTCCAGTCGGGTCTGATATTCTTCTGGTGTTAACTCCTGCTTATCCTTGGCCAGCACCAGAATTTCCCGCTGGTCCTGGGCCTGAACAATATATTCACCCTGAGGATACTCTGTGATGTATGTATCGTAATCCTCAATCGTGTTGGTTTTTTTAGCTTTCTGATACAATAACAAATCTCTGATACGATGAATCTGTGCCAGATAATTGCCTTTTGGATACTCCAGAAGATAATTATCCATGGATTCTTTGGTATTGTCGTTTTTGGCTTTTTGGTACATCAATTCTTCTTTGGAACGATCCGCTTTGGCTCTGAATTTTCCATTCGGGAATTCATTGAGATAGCTGTTGTATCCATCAATTGAATTCTGATCGGTTACCCGTTTAATCCACAAATTTTCCCGGTCGGTCTGAGCCTTCTCAACATATTTTCCCTGAGGATATTGATTGAGGTAGCTGGAATAACTTTCCACAGTGTTATCTTTTGCAGTCTTTCTAAACCATAAATCTTCTTTAATTTTAATAACGCTATCCACAAATTTTCCATCCGGGAAGTTATTGAGATAACTATCCATCGCCTCAACCGTATTCAGATCTTTTGCTCGTTGGTAGATCAGATTTTCTCTGACAGATTGAACCGAGTCGATGTAACGTCCCACCGGAAATTCGTCCAGATACTTGTCATAAGCATCAAGACTGTTTTCTTTTTTAGCCCAACGAAATAGCAGATCCTCTCGATTTGTTTTTGCCTCATGAGCATGCCTGCCTCCCGGATAAAGTTTCAGATAATCAGCATACGCTTCAATGGTATGGTTCAGTTCTGTTTTGCGATATAAAATGTGGTCCTTTTCCTGATTGGCAAGCTTCACAAAAAATCCTTGGGGATATGCCGCCAAATACTGATTGAAAGATTCATCCGTGTAAGTTTCCATCGCTGAATTAAAAACTGCGGCTTCTTTCAAAAAGATGGCTTCATCCTTATAAACACTATCAGGATGTTCATTAACGAATGCATGATAGGCATCAACCGTATTGATTCTTTTCGATCGCATAAATGCCGAATCCGCTGAACAGCCTGATAACAATGTGATTAAGATGATGCCGCTAGTAACGCTAATAATTTTCATAGCTCTTTTTCTGTTATACATTAACAAAAAGTTGAAACTGAAACAGGAGTGATCCATGGATGTTTCTTACAAAAACATCCACAGTCGCCACTGCCAACCATTATAGTTTACCAAGTAATGATAAGGAAAACGCAGCTCCCATATAGCGAAAATGCGGGATCACTGTGAGTTCCATTTTATATTGAGATGGATTTTCCTCATCGGCTGCCACGCTTAATCGGGCACGCCGTAAAGGCCTGCGTGCTCGAACCTCTGCTGATGGATTTTCCATGTCTGAAACATATTGAATCAACCAGCTATTGAGTTCGTCTTCCAGTTGTTGGCGATTTTTCGAAGAACCAATATTATCACGTTGTATGACTTTGATGTAATGAGACAAACGGCAAACTATCAGTAAATAGGGAATTTGCACCGCAAGTCGTTGATCCAGTGAGTGTGAATTTTCACTACCTGAATCTACCAATGCTGCCTGAATTGAATTGCCTGATTCAAATGAAACAATCTGGTTTCCTTTCTGATACGTCAGTGGGATGAACCCCAACTTGGTCAATTCCCCCTCCACCCTGTCCGTCATCAGAATTTTTAATGGAATAATCACCTGGTCTTTTGAAATCGCATTCTCTCTGGGCCAAATCAAATCATCAACACGGCCCCCATCCGAGCCTATGATATCCAGAGGCCAGCGGTACTTTATAAAACTTCTGATCATGCAGGATGCCAGTGCAAATGAGGCATTTCCCCAAAGATATTCTGAACTTTCTACGTAGGGGAAACTTCGAATGTACGCCGATTTGTAATCATAAGGTTTTCGTAGCAGAAACTCCGGGAGTGTCAAACCGATGAATCTGGAAGATTGATGACTTCTTACAGACCGCCATTTTGCGAACCTCAGATTTTTTTCAATGTTGTCTGCCAGATTTTTTGCCGTGATTAATTCAGAAAAGTCTTCCAAACCTAATAACGTTGGCTGTGCACCTGCAATGAATGGGGCATAACAGGCACTTGCAACTTCGCCACAACAACGAAGCAGATATAAATCTTCTGCCTCCAGACCAAATTGATAATTGGCAACTATCACACCATACGGATGCCCGCCAAAAGACCCCAACTCATCTGTGTAGGTGATCTTGTAAAGAAATGAATCCAGAATCTCAGAACTACTTTCAAAATCCTGTAATAATGAATTTTGATCCAGGTCCATCACCAGAATTTCGCAGTTTTCACCACCCTTAATCTGTTTGACCAAAAAAAACAAGGATCGCCAGGCAGACTCCAGTTTCTGAAATTCTTCCTGATGCAGGATTTCATCCATCTGAAGAGTCAGTCTGTGATCGATTTCCGCTAAAATCAGATCAATATTTTCTTTTGTGACTTCATTATGTCCTAAAATCAGACTTGCCCAGAATCCTTCTGGTAAATTGTCCAGACTTTTTTCATCCGGAGTATCAACAGCAGAAGCTTGCTTCGATCTGATCAGATTTTGCTGTAACCGTACAATTTGTCTTAAAACCGGATTTGCCTGAATCACACCATCAGGACTGAATGAATCAAGACTTCTCAAGGGAAGAATGATATCAATTGAAGAGTTTTCCTGTTGGGTCAAATAGTCAGTGACTCTTAACCGCAAGGTAATATCCATTGATGTGAGAATTTCATCAAAATTCATCAAATCAATCATAACCGGCTTAATGCCGTCTAAATCTTCCCCCTGGCATTTCAGGGAAAAATCGCCCAAAACCAAAACACGGTATGGAAGTTCAACATCATCCGATTCGTCTTTGGAATAAACTAGCCTGATACGTTCCATGATTCCTGCAGATCTGTCTATTTCCAGCAATGAGTAATATTTCTAGGGACATCAAATTTTCGATTAGCTGCTGACTGACGTTCTTCCAGACCAATAGATACAAAATTTACAAACTCATTGGTAAATGGAATTTTTCTTTCTCTCACTACGGCTGGAACATATCCTTTTCCATATTGGCGTACAATAAACATTGTTCCATTTTCCGTGATGAAATTCCAAAGTTGTCCGCCCTCACCAAACATCAATCCACCTAATTTGAATTTGGGAACACCTTCTATTTCAACCAGAAATGCATTTCGCCACTGGGTTTGCAGCATACAGGCAGCTTCATTCAGCATGTATTCATAAACAATTTCCATGGGTCCAATATATAGTTTCCAAAAGGCTCGTGAGGCTCTGGTTTCTTTACCAATCAGAGTTTGGAGCTTCAGAATAGTCTTATAGGCTGTCGCGTCTGGACCATCGCCAACTCCCGGCTCATCTGGATTTGCAAAATAAGCCTGCATCGATCGGAAAGATACCGCTGGTTTGCTGGAATTGAAGGAAACATCCATCAAGGCTTTCTTATAATCGGTCAACAAGCCACCGGCCTGTTCAAGGACAACATCCAGTTCTTCACCAGATTTTGAACCTTTAGCCAGTTTTTTCTGTGTTTTCATTCCTGATTTTCCACCTTTGGCAATAGCTTTTCCAACCGGGCCTAAAGCGCCCACAGCCTTCATAGCCAGTTTTGCCAGGGCTTTGTTGTTTCCGCCTTCTTCTTCTGGACCATAAACTTTCATCTGCTGATAATAATCCATCAAGGTCAGCCATTCCGGAGCGTTTTCATCCAAAAATGGTTCCAGTTGTTCAGTAAAAACATCCAGAGCCTTGAAATAGGGATTATGACGGGTTGAAATGACATCAATTGTATCAATATACTCTCCACGTCCAGCCAGCATTTTCATCCCGGAATCAAACTGGAGAGAGAAGTTTTCCCATGCATCCAGATATGCTTTTCGATAGGATTCCGTAAACAATGCCTGCATTTCCTTAAAGACTTCTGAATCTGGATCTGTCTGAACCAAGCGGTTAATGAACCCTTCAACAAATTCTTTTCCTTCGAGGGTATAAGCACTTGGAATAAAAATATCCTGCTCCATTTCCTTGGTACCACCCCAGTAAAACTTGAGGTGAAGTTGATCTGCTGAGCGAACCTCATCATTTGCGAGAGGAATAATCCATTGTAAATCTTTGGATACTTTTTCAAGTTTGCTTGTCAGACTTTGTCTCAACCATTCCCGCTCTTCTTTCAGTAAGCCCTCATCTTTTGACCAACTTAGAGAATGCAGATACAATGCGTTGAATGTGGCGAGAAAATCCACATTTGTTCCACTTGGAAAATATAAACCGCCTTCGGCAAATGGTGCTGGCAATTCTTGTAATGCTTCAAAACTATTTCCTTTAAAATATGCGTCCATCGTATTCAACCGACGCACAAAAGTATCAACCTGCCGTGCTGTGTTTCTTAAAATATCCGCTTCTGAAATTTTGCCTTCCGCCATTTCAACTTCAGATTTAATCAGTGCGGTGTTTAGACTTTCGTTCAATGGATTCATCAGGTTCTGTCTGAATCGTTCCGCATAGATGGTTTTCATTTTTTCTATAAATCCAGGTTGCTCAAATACACCAAACCAGGGAACCCACCATGTGCTTACCTCGTAATCAATTGTTTTGATCATTTTTTCCATACTGGCCATTGATTTTACTTTTTCATCAATGCTGTCTTTCATCACAAAGGCTCCAGCATATTCTGAAGTCATTTGCTGGATAAAACCCAGATTGCCCGAATTGACCAGATACAAGACCCCAATCAAGGCTCCAATTCCCAGACTCCAAGCCCCCATGTACAACCGTCGCATGATAATCCCGGCACGTTCAACGGCTGTTAAACTGCCAAGCATACTTCTGTCGCCAGGGAGAATTCTGGTAAAAAAGTCCTGAATAAATATTCCCTTGCCAGCCTGGTCGTTTGCGGTTCCACCTTCGAGACCTGAAAGAAATATACCTCGTAAAAAGGGATTTTCCTGAAATGGATTTTCCTGAAATGCGCCATTACAAAAAATCATCAATTTACTTTCAAGATTTTGAAGATTTTTGGGCAGTCTTAATAATTTATGTGAAACTCCCGATTGATTGATTTCATTCAATAACAGGTCTTTTACCCTTTCGGTGATTTTTTCCATGGACTTCGGAATCAATTGGCTCGCATTGAATTCATCTTTTTCCTGAGTATAACCCATTACCTGGTTACGTTCTTCATGAGACAAGGCCTGAGCATAATCTTCAAACCCTTCAACTTTGTTACATTTGGTAACCATCAAATAAATTGGAATCTTGATTTTGAGTTTTTTCATCAATTCATCAATTCGTGCCTGATGCTGACGTCCCTCCTCAAATAATTCTGTCTCATCACTTTCCAGCAAATGATTGGCATTGATCGTTAGAACCACGCCATTGAGAGGTTCTTTCTTCCTGTTTTTGTCCAATACTTTTAATAAATCATTCCATTCATCAGAGGCGCTTTTATCCTTTGAAATGTAGTTTTTGACAGGATCAATGATGATTGCATGGTTATACGGCCACCAGGTGCAACTGTCGTTGGACAATTCCTCAGTATTGAACAATGGGGCGGGTAATCGTGCATGTGAGAGCATACTGGTTTTCCCTGAACCTTCAGATCCCAGCATCAAAAACCATGGCAGAACATACATGGGATCGCCCTGATTTTTTAATGCGGATTGGGCCAGTATTTTTTGAAATTTTCCAAAATGCTGCGCCATATGGGATTTTTCAGTGCGCATGCTCATCACTTGAGACATGATACTTTCTTTCCCATTCTCGCTCTCTTCCTGAGTGATCAGTCCCTCTACCTGTTTTTTAGCTTTCTGACGGGCAATAACTCGTCTGATCACCATAAACACAACCCATACTCCAAACAGGCCTCCGGCAATTTTCAGTGCCGTCT from SAR324 cluster bacterium includes these protein-coding regions:
- a CDS encoding ParA family protein encodes the protein MSAGGQINEAYGQDCQESTIIEFPYTYRLVPSTREKQRIKETVESNILKKLGEITGHKNLNQIKGNLKILVVEVSGYSSPESRDLESLSILPENVSEINKNFGVQRALVFKEASLDMLTQMGVNSDNITILGNEKQFTKDDLIALNKIAGNDETSTPDLQQIYNLLRRYNDGQAADIEGLDTLKSIMDSKKRVEIRLCYEKISSVTAPSSPVVPVALPEVSNKTESVSQGESGKKDQPQIQIPQSTNVAPIGSAVDNTTQANTEALIPDATLPEIGLTEGLQPQISESDNPVMEENPATDRSESDDSDLPIVKTIVFVFVVLVLSGIVWLLYKKGVFQKNIVYSLDGIPEYDRRTGSFTSHSQTHTLTNTTQRMQEESEPEIEVPKEAFISTNRDTTIIPQHLEILTIVSSRGGSGRTSLVASFAHMLASCGFKTLLVDMDILTHGLTYLILTNPDTQIPNTMSRMVAKRSDLNIVPLMVSDQIENNLFILPSATLKEKQRWNLDKTLNDQTNLTAYLRKILTDIRSQYGFDYVIVDPESGVDVLSVSSALAADSYVVVTESDRPSWNMNDQLLVTLREAAPQLDHHFHELGFVINKNTLPEDAIVTHLAERWKLSHLGTLAWNEKVKENFQKAMNPIGNHPGASWFKSFMDLFTEIYLTDDWSDDAKAKLNTIVEQNTKIWQF
- a CDS encoding thioredoxin family protein, giving the protein MRWLIIGQILLMLLPCAEQRIWAQFDESIPATLVTFSGYMVPEESHPGEELRGVIEVTVATGWHIYSLVPSEEELAPPPTKIEWKANSLITKGPVYETNPIVQEDPAIGLVLAFHEHKVRFYQNFQVPSSMSPENMILSATIFYQTCSDKICLPPKKETLEIPLKVSTGEIRSPFAFMDRTIDSLPTEGQWLPDAGSIEQATSQGIFRFIILAGVMGMLAWFTPCVFPMIPITMSFFSRQSQKSHRELLRLALTFGAGIMVTYTATGLILTSVLGAAGTLQIASNPWVNLAIALLFIVFGLSFMGFFELQLPGAWLQSVDSLSRHLKGWISVLLMGVAFTMTAFTCTVQFVGTLLIAAAQGQWFWPVLGMLVFSFMFALPFMLLALFPRWIPMMMQARGPWMVRVKILLGLVEIGAAFKFLSNSDLIWQWGILDREVVLACWGIIALLMAMVSLGGIQALREKLIPEPSAIAVAVSFTAFSCYLLAGASGRILDTWTESYLPPPIAALTLGKPMAVERVHELPWERNLDMALIKANEQHKPVFIDFTGYTCVNCRWMEKNVFAAPRVFEMLRENFILVQLYTDGGEGYEENQQLQMNRFNTIALPFYVILSPDNAVLGKHAGIYSPEAFLLFLQNAKDAI
- the tssC gene encoding type VI secretion system contractile sheath large subunit; this encodes MERIRLVYSKDESDDVELPYRVLVLGDFSLKCQGEDLDGIKPVMIDLMNFDEILTSMDITLRLRVTDYLTQQENSSIDIILPLRSLDSFSPDGVIQANPVLRQIVRLQQNLIRSKQASAVDTPDEKSLDNLPEGFWASLILGHNEVTKENIDLILAEIDHRLTLQMDEILHQEEFQKLESAWRSLFFLVKQIKGGENCEILVMDLDQNSLLQDFESSSEILDSFLYKITYTDELGSFGGHPYGVIVANYQFGLEAEDLYLLRCCGEVASACYAPFIAGAQPTLLGLEDFSELITAKNLADNIEKNLRFAKWRSVRSHQSSRFIGLTLPEFLLRKPYDYKSAYIRSFPYVESSEYLWGNASFALASCMIRSFIKYRWPLDIIGSDGGRVDDLIWPRENAISKDQVIIPLKILMTDRVEGELTKLGFIPLTYQKGNQIVSFESGNSIQAALVDSGSENSHSLDQRLAVQIPYLLIVCRLSHYIKVIQRDNIGSSKNRQQLEDELNSWLIQYVSDMENPSAEVRARRPLRRARLSVAADEENPSQYKMELTVIPHFRYMGAAFSLSLLGKL
- the fliG gene encoding flagellar motor switch protein FliG, whose translation is MSVGKMTGPKKAAILLLAMGEEGASEIMKNLEESEIQQVGYYMTRFTDVSPEELDIVLEEYYRKSVIQEEGVNISASGDFVRNALTKALGTERARDLVDNLKAHQEEGALDSLKWMDPKIIASYIVNEHPQTIALIMAHLTDMEQASTVLRELPENLQADVVYRMAVLESIPPGVIAEMDEVLSEEMKTAGGIGTKVGGVESVAEILNTLDKASETRILATIEESNPDLAEQIRELMFTFDDLVLIDSRQMQMVLKEIDQSELILALKTASESVKELIFSSMSSRAAEMIKEDLEVMGPVKVSDVEGAQQKIIQIVRKMEDEGKIVVSGRGGGSEVV